The Candidatus Binatia bacterium nucleotide sequence GTACGAGCCATGTCGGTGAACAAGGCCATTCTCATAGGGAACCTCGGACGCGATCCGGAGGTCCGGTTCACGACGGGGGGACGGGCCGTGGCTCGTTTCCCTCTGGCGACCACGGAGAGGTGGACCGACGCGAACGGAAACCCCCAGGAGCGGACCGAGTGGCACAACATCGTCGTCTGGGGGAAGCAGGCGGAGACCTGCGGCCAGTACCTCTCGAAGGGCCGGCAGGTTTACGTGGAGGGAACGATCCGCACCCGGCAGTACGACGACAAGGACGGGAACCGCCGCTACATCACGGAAGTCATCGCCCGCGACGTGCGCTTCCTCGGCTCCGCACCGGGAGCGGCGCGGCCCGCGGAAGAGACCCCGTTCACGCCTCCTTCGGGCGAGACTCTCCCGGAAGAGGAAGACATCCCCTTCTGAGCTCCCGGCGCGCGCTTTCGTTGCCTCCCGGAAGCCCGGCCGTTATCATCGAGGAGTGGACGGCAGGGTGGGCGGTCGCGGCCCTTCCGATAGCCGCGCCGTGACGTGGAGAGAGGGGCGGTTTTTCCGATGACCGGCAACGGAGCCTCCGGCACCCTCCGGGTCGTACCGCTCGGGGGTCTCGGCGAGATCGGCCTGAACTGTCTCGTTCTCGAGTACGAGCGAGCGGCGATCGCGATCGACTGCGGGCTCATGTTCCCCGAGCCGCACATGCTCGGCGTCGACATCGTGATCCCCGATTTCCGCTACCTCCGGAGCCTCGGCGACTCGCTTCTCGGCTTCGTCCTCACGCACGGCCACGAGGATCACATCGGCGCCCTGCCCTTCGTCCTGCGGGAGGTCGAGGTGCCGGTCTTCGCCCCACCGATGGCGGCCGGCCTCGTGCGGGAAAAGCTCCTCGAGCACGAACTCTCGGGCCGGTGCCGGCTCGTCGAGTTCCGGCCCGGACAGCCGTGGGACCTGGGACCGTTCCGGATCGACCCGGTGCACGTGACCCACTCGACCGTGGACTCGGTCGCCCTGGCCGTGCGCACGCCGCTCGGCGTCGTCCTCCACACGGGCGACTTCAAACTCGACTACACCCCGGTCGACGGTCGACCCCCGGACCTCCACCGCCTCGCGGAGTACGGTGCCGAGGGGGTCCTGCT carries:
- the ssb-2 gene encoding single-stranded DNA-binding protein codes for the protein MSVNKAILIGNLGRDPEVRFTTGGRAVARFPLATTERWTDANGNPQERTEWHNIVVWGKQAETCGQYLSKGRQVYVEGTIRTRQYDDKDGNRRYITEVIARDVRFLGSAPGAARPAEETPFTPPSGETLPEEEDIPF